One region of Culex pipiens pallens isolate TS chromosome 2, TS_CPP_V2, whole genome shotgun sequence genomic DNA includes:
- the LOC120427060 gene encoding ejaculatory bulb-specific protein 3-like gives MFSNFVILGAVLLCCTLQAAVNGAEYDTKYDNVDLDEIFRSTRLLNNYMNCLKKLGPCTPEGKELKENLPDALANDCAKCSDKQKAGASKVIHFIVENRRDDFGALEKLYDPSGEFRRKYLDEQMHFRLHREEGGSAAAEEKSPASESEATTEEAAQDHGQSAEGRR, from the exons ATGTTTTCAAACTTTGTCATTTTGGGAGCGGTACTACTCTGCTGCACCTTGCAGGCAGCGGTCAACGGTGCCGAGTACGACACCAAGTACGACAACGTGGACCTGGACGAGATCTTCCGCAGCACCCGACTGCTAAACAACTACATGAACTGTCTGAAAAAGCTCGGCCCGTGCACTCCGGAAGGCAAGGAACTAAAAG AGAATCTTCCGGATGCCCTAGCCAACGATTGCGCAAAGTGCTCGGACAAGCAAAAGGCCGGCGCCAGCAAGGTGATCCACTTTATCGTTGAAAACCGGCGGGACGACTTTGGTGCCCTTGAGAAGCTGTACGACCCGTCGGGAGAGTTCCGCCGGAAGTACCTGGACGAACAGATGCACTTCCGGCTGCATCGTGAGGAAGGCGGTTCAGCTGCTGCGGAGGAGAAATCGCCGGCAAGTGAGAGTGAAGCCACGACTGAGGAAGCTGCTCAAGATCACGGTCAATCGGCCGAGGGTCGTCGATAA